A stretch of the Archangium violaceum genome encodes the following:
- the bufB gene encoding MNIO family bufferin maturase, with translation MPVSYARRHGLKPLGAGVGLRREFYAQLPETSRALDWVEIIPENFLTLGGRPQRVLDACTERWPVLPHGVALNIGGPEPLDEDYLSRLKALVERVDAPFFSDHLCYTRLGGAYLYDLLPLPFSEEAVEHVVSRVREVKERVGRPFLLENPSYYARMPGGTLDEATFLRHVVEQADCGLLLDVNNVYVNALNHGYDPRAFVDALPLERVVQIHLAGHERLPEVILDTHGAAVCDDVWSLYRYVLERTGPVSTLIEWDQDIPSLDAVLDEADRARAVLAEVTR, from the coding sequence GTGCCGGTGAGCTACGCGCGGAGACATGGATTGAAGCCGCTCGGGGCGGGCGTCGGGTTGCGGCGCGAGTTCTACGCGCAGCTCCCGGAGACCTCCCGTGCGCTGGATTGGGTGGAGATCATCCCCGAGAACTTCCTCACGCTCGGAGGCCGACCCCAGCGCGTGCTGGATGCGTGCACCGAGCGCTGGCCGGTGTTGCCCCACGGGGTGGCGCTGAACATTGGCGGACCGGAGCCGCTGGACGAGGACTACCTCTCGCGGTTGAAGGCGCTGGTGGAGCGGGTGGACGCGCCCTTCTTCTCGGATCACCTCTGCTACACGCGGCTGGGCGGGGCGTACCTCTATGATCTGCTGCCGCTGCCCTTCTCGGAGGAGGCGGTGGAGCACGTGGTGTCGCGGGTGCGCGAGGTGAAGGAGCGGGTGGGCCGGCCCTTCCTGCTGGAGAACCCGAGCTACTACGCGCGCATGCCGGGGGGCACCCTGGACGAGGCGACCTTCCTGAGGCACGTGGTGGAGCAGGCGGACTGCGGCCTGCTGCTGGACGTGAACAACGTCTACGTGAACGCGCTCAACCACGGGTATGATCCGCGGGCCTTCGTGGACGCGCTGCCGCTGGAGCGGGTGGTGCAGATCCACCTGGCGGGGCACGAGCGCCTGCCAGAAGTCATCCTCGACACGCACGGGGCGGCGGTCTGCGACGACGTGTGGTCGCTGTACCGCTACGTGCTGGAGCGCACGGGGCCGGTGTCGACGCTCATCGAGTGGGACCAGGACATCCCCTCGCTGGACGCCGTGTTGGACGAGGCGGACCGGGCCCGTGCGGTGCTGGCGGAGGTGACGCGATGA
- a CDS encoding DNA-binding domain-containing protein: MKPGLRGFFDSMTEFFTTPGPDALERLYAAHPGWDAPRSRVELYGRMVRHHGRATLEKLYPLTRASVDEAGWVELARAYEASRPSRPFEMNHLGEGFPGFLADEAERRGLPDFLPALARFEWADFAVYTSMEPVPEKVERLTVNPTLVALEHPFQLCAYVRAKGRGRPEPGQEMALLWRHPERLVTMYLAASDRSLLALKMAVEGLTPAQVAAATGVAEADIRAAVEACVSDGLVLSP, translated from the coding sequence ATGAAACCGGGGCTGCGCGGCTTCTTCGATTCGATGACGGAGTTCTTCACCACGCCGGGCCCGGACGCGTTGGAGCGGTTGTACGCGGCGCACCCGGGCTGGGACGCGCCGCGCTCGCGCGTGGAGCTCTACGGCCGGATGGTGCGCCACCACGGCAGGGCCACGCTGGAGAAGCTCTACCCGCTGACGCGCGCGAGCGTGGACGAGGCGGGGTGGGTGGAGCTGGCGCGGGCCTACGAGGCGTCGAGGCCCTCGCGGCCCTTCGAGATGAACCACCTGGGCGAGGGCTTCCCGGGCTTCCTCGCGGACGAGGCGGAGCGGCGTGGCCTGCCGGACTTCCTGCCCGCGCTGGCGCGCTTCGAGTGGGCGGACTTCGCGGTGTACACGTCGATGGAGCCGGTGCCGGAGAAGGTGGAGCGGCTGACGGTGAACCCGACGCTGGTGGCCCTGGAGCACCCCTTCCAACTCTGCGCGTACGTGCGGGCGAAGGGGCGGGGACGGCCGGAGCCGGGACAGGAGATGGCGCTGCTGTGGCGGCACCCGGAGCGACTGGTGACGATGTACCTGGCCGCGAGCGACCGCTCCCTGCTGGCGTTGAAGATGGCGGTGGAGGGGCTGACGCCGGCCCAGGTGGCGGCGGCGACGGGGGTGGCCGAGGCCGACATCCGCGCCGCCGTGGAGGCCTGCGTGTCGGACGGCCTCGTCCTGTCACCGTGA
- a CDS encoding TolB family protein — translation MWKKIWLLGVLMTATALSGCSSCGNNGPGGGNDGGIPGGGNATLGALTIEPANPVLVVSGSTGVVQNFKVIGTFTDGHTEDMSGQASFTIDDTRLGSFGGGTSFTSSADVGGTSIVRARVGTMSASTPITVKLDQKVSDTPPPSSGLPPVPADPGSKFGGTVDTSYKPEIVYPNNGVLVPPNLGQLEIHIKPNNASTTLFELAFSNSITDVRVYLRCYLPEGLALPTGVSRGCIYTPAANVWTFLAESNRGKQPVKLIVRSTTDSGDDKVGVSNPIAIQFAPDELKGALYYWTTKETATGVMRYDFAGTGAQEASPILLKDDIDPGVNCVGCHALSRNGKKLVAEVNDQDDGRLALVDLATFKEDSKATLGPGKQSTFESWNPDGSKFVGVFGNRGATDYGLRIFNGDTGAYEESIPGTGNSTSPATHPDWSPDGQTIAYTSPSHHESNQRGFKGAIKMVTRTPSGWSSPVEVVPAQAGKHRYYPAIAPDNSFLVFNESTCEIAGDAHSTCNGDTDRTAMLWAAKLQAGAMRVELTKANQGGVMDGSETKLTNSYPKWSPFVMRGLGDDKSRLMWVTFSSSRFYGLRSPPPPSRDASENDKSTLVWMAAVDPDKVNAGEDPSFPAFALPFQDITTSNHIAQWAQYFVSDGCSTVGEGCGGTAGATCCNGLQCVQLNQDPPIPCEEDGACVCNAIPQCAKVQEKCSTAAPCCDGLLCLDDTTGGDCEGNNCSCKPPCASEGQACGAAACCAGLACVAGTGGDTCQLILK, via the coding sequence ATGTGGAAGAAAATCTGGCTACTCGGCGTCCTGATGACAGCGACCGCGCTGTCTGGTTGTTCCTCTTGCGGAAATAATGGGCCCGGAGGAGGAAACGATGGCGGTATCCCCGGTGGCGGTAACGCCACGCTGGGCGCGTTGACGATCGAGCCGGCCAACCCGGTCCTCGTCGTCTCCGGGAGTACGGGGGTCGTCCAGAACTTCAAGGTCATCGGCACCTTCACCGACGGTCACACGGAGGACATGTCGGGCCAGGCCTCCTTCACCATCGACGATACGCGGCTGGGAAGCTTCGGCGGCGGAACGAGCTTCACCTCGAGCGCTGACGTCGGCGGAACCAGCATCGTGCGGGCCCGGGTGGGCACCATGTCCGCCTCCACGCCCATCACGGTGAAGCTCGATCAGAAGGTGTCGGACACTCCGCCGCCCTCCTCGGGCCTGCCTCCGGTGCCCGCGGATCCGGGCTCGAAGTTCGGCGGGACGGTGGACACCTCGTACAAGCCGGAGATCGTCTACCCCAACAACGGCGTCCTGGTGCCGCCCAACCTGGGGCAGTTGGAGATCCACATCAAGCCGAACAACGCCTCCACCACGTTGTTCGAGCTCGCATTCTCCAACAGCATCACCGACGTGCGCGTGTACCTGCGCTGCTATCTGCCAGAGGGCCTCGCGCTGCCCACTGGCGTGAGCCGCGGCTGCATCTACACGCCCGCGGCGAATGTGTGGACGTTCCTGGCCGAGAGCAATCGCGGTAAACAGCCGGTGAAGCTCATCGTGCGCTCCACGACCGACTCGGGCGACGACAAGGTGGGCGTCTCCAATCCCATCGCCATCCAGTTCGCCCCCGACGAGCTCAAGGGCGCGCTCTACTACTGGACCACCAAGGAGACTGCCACCGGCGTGATGCGCTATGACTTCGCTGGTACCGGCGCCCAGGAAGCCTCGCCGATCCTGCTGAAGGACGACATCGACCCCGGCGTGAACTGCGTGGGCTGTCATGCCCTGAGCCGCAATGGCAAGAAGCTGGTGGCCGAGGTCAACGACCAGGATGACGGCCGGCTCGCCCTGGTGGACCTGGCGACCTTCAAAGAGGACAGCAAGGCGACCCTGGGTCCCGGGAAGCAGAGCACCTTCGAGTCATGGAACCCGGATGGCAGCAAGTTCGTCGGCGTCTTCGGCAACAGAGGCGCCACCGACTACGGCCTGCGTATCTTCAACGGAGATACCGGAGCCTACGAGGAGTCGATTCCTGGCACGGGTAACTCGACCAGCCCCGCGACCCACCCGGACTGGAGCCCGGATGGCCAGACGATCGCCTATACCTCTCCGAGCCATCATGAGTCGAACCAGCGCGGCTTCAAGGGCGCCATCAAGATGGTGACCCGGACGCCGAGCGGCTGGAGTTCCCCGGTGGAGGTGGTGCCAGCCCAGGCCGGCAAGCACCGTTACTACCCGGCCATCGCGCCCGACAACTCCTTCCTCGTGTTCAACGAGTCCACCTGCGAGATCGCGGGCGACGCGCACTCCACCTGCAACGGGGACACCGACAGGACCGCCATGCTGTGGGCCGCGAAGCTACAGGCTGGCGCGATGCGGGTGGAGTTGACGAAGGCCAACCAGGGCGGCGTGATGGACGGCTCCGAGACGAAGCTGACCAACAGCTACCCGAAGTGGAGCCCCTTCGTGATGCGCGGCCTCGGGGATGACAAGAGCCGGCTGATGTGGGTGACGTTCTCCTCCTCCCGCTTCTACGGCCTGCGCTCCCCGCCCCCTCCCTCCCGTGATGCGTCCGAAAACGACAAGAGCACCCTGGTGTGGATGGCGGCGGTGGACCCGGACAAGGTCAACGCGGGAGAGGATCCCTCCTTCCCCGCCTTCGCCCTGCCCTTCCAGGACATCACCACCTCCAACCATATCGCCCAGTGGGCCCAGTACTTCGTGAGCGACGGGTGCTCCACCGTGGGCGAGGGGTGCGGCGGCACGGCGGGCGCCACCTGCTGCAACGGTCTGCAGTGCGTGCAGCTCAACCAGGATCCGCCCATCCCCTGCGAGGAGGACGGTGCCTGCGTGTGCAATGCCATCCCCCAGTGCGCGAAGGTGCAGGAGAAGTGCTCGACCGCCGCGCCCTGCTGCGACGGCCTGCTCTGCCTGGATGACACCACCGGTGGCGACTGCGAGGGCAACAACTGCTCCTGCAAGCCGCCATGCGCGAGCGAAGGTCAGGCGTGTGGCGCCGCCGCGTGCTGCGCGGGCCTGGCGTGCGTCGCCGGCACGGGCGGCGACACCTGCCAGCTCATCCTGAAGTAG
- a CDS encoding carboxypeptidase regulatory-like domain-containing protein, which translates to MRQSFYSVLMALALVASACGGFDNTPFRTGNVRGRLTEADPNVARVSLVGNPGVSCTVEADGRFLLKRVPAGPKELFIVATQSKAVRLPVVVPGGGSARLEDVEPREAGFLNLQVKAPSRLGVAGGRVSVTGTPFEQLELADDGVLRVGPLPAGCYLLETSVSGFRVDQTEACVEEREVKKVKIELSKKDEDLDDPDCAVAGCERGSYCLSDGRCVECLSNDQCAPGLTCRNERCEGPGAPCAPCDGDWKCRTGASCEVLPEGSAACVARCDARVGCSQGFTCQEGRCLPAPAQLAGCTAYQHMGAPCGGDESCRARGITQGLCVEKTCTYRCTANTECPEGFACTPSEAGALCRPNPAP; encoded by the coding sequence ATGCGCCAGAGCTTCTACAGCGTGCTGATGGCGCTCGCCCTCGTGGCGAGCGCGTGCGGGGGCTTCGACAACACTCCCTTCCGCACGGGGAACGTGCGCGGCCGCCTCACCGAGGCCGACCCGAATGTGGCTCGGGTCTCGCTGGTGGGCAACCCGGGCGTGAGCTGCACCGTGGAAGCGGACGGGAGATTCCTGCTGAAGCGTGTGCCGGCCGGTCCGAAGGAACTCTTCATCGTGGCCACCCAGAGCAAGGCGGTGCGTCTGCCGGTGGTGGTGCCCGGAGGCGGCTCGGCGCGACTGGAGGACGTGGAGCCGCGAGAGGCCGGCTTCCTGAATCTCCAGGTGAAGGCGCCCTCGCGCCTGGGAGTGGCCGGCGGGCGGGTGTCCGTGACGGGCACGCCCTTCGAGCAACTGGAGCTCGCGGACGACGGGGTTCTGCGCGTGGGTCCGCTCCCCGCGGGTTGCTACCTCCTGGAGACGTCCGTCTCCGGCTTCCGGGTGGACCAGACGGAGGCCTGCGTGGAAGAGCGCGAGGTCAAGAAGGTGAAGATCGAGCTCTCCAAGAAGGACGAGGACCTCGACGACCCCGATTGCGCCGTCGCCGGCTGCGAGCGCGGCAGCTACTGCCTCTCGGATGGCCGCTGCGTGGAATGCCTCTCGAATGACCAGTGCGCCCCGGGGCTCACCTGCCGGAACGAGCGGTGCGAGGGCCCCGGCGCGCCGTGCGCCCCATGTGATGGAGACTGGAAGTGCCGTACCGGTGCGAGCTGCGAGGTGCTTCCCGAGGGGAGCGCGGCCTGTGTCGCGCGGTGTGATGCCAGGGTGGGGTGCTCCCAGGGATTCACCTGCCAGGAGGGACGGTGCCTGCCCGCACCGGCCCAGCTCGCCGGCTGCACCGCGTACCAGCACATGGGCGCGCCGTGTGGCGGCGACGAGAGCTGCCGCGCTCGCGGCATCACGCAGGGCCTGTGCGTCGAGAAGACCTGCACCTATCGCTGCACCGCGAATACCGAGTGCCCGGAAGGCTTCGCCTGTACGCCCTCGGAGGCAGGCGCCCTCTGCCGCCCGAACCCGGCGCCGTGA
- a CDS encoding caspase family protein: protein MRRFVITLLAVLAACAGPGSFEKGDKGGLVSVKVDETALSNAYAPRRLALLVGVSQFQDTQWRDLRYSGKDAEDLAAALRDPARGHFDQVRVLTRPEETTRASILGALRQLRREASRPDDVVVVYFSAHGTLARDSRGELKRYMVTTDAAYRAIPQTALSMDALKSEFDQLPSRRRLMVLATCHSGSGKSLLPRELEAELTGIKSGFYARPLEESSRASMVFAACDWGETAREDEGLKNDIYTHFLIDGLNGAADRNIDGAVTATEAHDYARRHTYAFTEGRQRPSAEILEVGADPVVLSGRIDRTGRPELFSYHPRLDGFTLKVDGETRTELPGGTAVTPGRRTVELTKGDGILIREVVDIAEGERLPLERLLSQAFPRRSLALMGGMFSFVDARSRAELLPASPELALVLRLEERPLPDLSLIFDVSGGRGRRSLDLGPDSQVPFLYTSLSLGAAVPYTWRWERLSLYAGPRVAALFLQRSFQTEVFTGAQQYFTFSPGVVGGVVWRLGERLELSSQLQMMVTYVVVDGQGQAVGFTGGWAGVGYRF, encoded by the coding sequence GTGAGGCGATTCGTCATCACGCTGTTGGCGGTGCTCGCGGCCTGCGCGGGTCCGGGCTCGTTCGAGAAGGGCGACAAGGGCGGGCTCGTGTCCGTGAAGGTGGACGAGACCGCGCTCTCCAATGCCTACGCACCGCGGCGACTGGCCCTGTTGGTGGGCGTGTCGCAATTCCAGGACACGCAGTGGCGCGACCTGCGCTACTCCGGCAAGGACGCGGAGGACCTGGCCGCGGCGTTGAGGGATCCGGCGCGCGGCCACTTCGATCAGGTGCGTGTCCTCACCCGCCCGGAGGAGACGACACGGGCCTCCATCCTCGGCGCGCTCCGCCAGTTGCGACGGGAGGCCTCGCGGCCGGATGACGTGGTGGTGGTGTACTTCTCCGCGCACGGCACGCTGGCCCGCGACAGCAGGGGCGAGCTCAAGCGCTACATGGTCACCACGGACGCCGCATACCGGGCCATCCCCCAGACGGCGCTGTCCATGGACGCGCTGAAGTCCGAGTTCGACCAGCTGCCCTCGCGCCGCCGGCTGATGGTGCTCGCCACCTGTCACAGCGGCAGTGGCAAGTCGCTGCTTCCCCGCGAGCTGGAAGCCGAGCTGACCGGCATCAAGTCGGGCTTCTACGCGCGCCCCCTCGAGGAGTCGAGCCGCGCCTCCATGGTGTTCGCCGCGTGCGACTGGGGCGAGACGGCCCGCGAGGACGAGGGACTGAAGAACGACATCTACACCCACTTCCTCATCGACGGGCTCAACGGCGCCGCGGATCGCAACATCGACGGGGCCGTCACCGCCACCGAGGCCCATGACTACGCGCGCCGCCACACCTATGCCTTCACCGAGGGAAGGCAACGGCCCTCGGCGGAGATCCTGGAGGTGGGCGCGGATCCCGTGGTGCTCTCCGGCCGCATCGACCGGACGGGCCGCCCGGAGCTCTTCTCGTACCATCCCCGGCTGGACGGCTTCACCCTGAAGGTGGATGGGGAGACGCGCACGGAGCTGCCCGGAGGCACCGCCGTGACACCCGGCCGCCGCACCGTGGAGCTCACCAAGGGCGACGGCATCCTCATCCGGGAGGTGGTGGACATCGCCGAGGGCGAGCGGCTGCCGCTGGAGCGGCTGCTGTCCCAGGCCTTTCCGCGCCGCTCGCTGGCGCTCATGGGCGGCATGTTCTCCTTCGTGGACGCACGAAGCCGCGCCGAGCTGCTGCCCGCCTCGCCGGAGCTGGCGCTGGTGCTGCGCCTGGAGGAGCGTCCCCTTCCGGACCTGAGCCTCATCTTCGACGTGAGCGGAGGCCGGGGCCGGCGAAGCCTCGACCTGGGGCCCGACTCCCAGGTGCCCTTCCTCTACACCTCGCTGTCACTGGGGGCCGCGGTGCCCTACACGTGGCGGTGGGAACGCCTGTCGCTCTACGCGGGTCCTCGTGTGGCCGCGCTGTTCCTCCAGAGGTCCTTCCAGACGGAGGTCTTCACCGGGGCACAGCAGTACTTCACCTTCAGCCCGGGCGTGGTGGGCGGCGTGGTGTGGCGGCTGGGCGAGCGGCTGGAGCTGAGCTCCCAGCTGCAGATGATGGTGACGTACGTGGTGGTGGACGGACAGGGACAGGCCGTGGGTTTCACCGGCGGATGGGCCGGCGTGGGGTATCGCTTCTGA
- a CDS encoding RNA polymerase sigma factor, translating to MSQVGSSRELREWVVRAARGEAPAFSELYRRTRPLVARLTSSFAPLDPDEVEDVIQETYVRAFKALPRLKEPAAFEAWLLSIARNRARTRLERKGQTRRMDEEISDPQPETVSVVPEALQLERDMAVVRQLIDELPEGEEKKTVYLFYVDGQLSAREIAERLGVGKSAVTMRLERFRARIKQELLRRVLAGRWE from the coding sequence ATGAGCCAGGTGGGTTCCTCTCGGGAACTGAGAGAGTGGGTGGTACGGGCGGCACGGGGGGAAGCGCCTGCATTCAGCGAGCTCTACCGACGCACCCGGCCCCTGGTGGCCCGGTTGACGTCCAGTTTCGCCCCGCTAGACCCGGACGAGGTGGAAGACGTGATCCAGGAGACCTACGTACGCGCGTTCAAGGCGCTTCCCCGGCTCAAGGAGCCGGCGGCCTTCGAGGCCTGGCTGCTGTCCATCGCTCGCAACCGGGCCCGCACCCGGCTGGAGCGCAAGGGCCAGACGCGCCGGATGGACGAGGAGATCTCCGATCCCCAGCCCGAGACGGTCTCCGTGGTGCCCGAGGCCCTCCAGCTGGAGCGGGACATGGCCGTGGTGCGCCAGCTCATCGACGAGCTGCCCGAGGGTGAAGAGAAGAAGACGGTCTACCTCTTCTATGTGGATGGCCAGCTGTCCGCCCGGGAGATCGCCGAGAGGCTTGGGGTGGGCAAGAGCGCCGTGACGATGCGCCTGGAGCGCTTCCGGGCCCGAATCAAGCAGGAGCTGCTCCGGCGCGTGCTCGCCGGACGCTGGGAGTGA
- the serC gene encoding 3-phosphoserine/phosphohydroxythreonine transaminase, translated as MRVINFNPGPAGLPLPALERARDELLDFQGSGMSVMEHSHRGKEYDAVHSETISLLTELLGIPDTHQVLFLTGGASQQFAQVPMNFLPPGASADYLMTGVWSEKAYAEAQYLGKVRIAGTTVLPDKRYERIPRQDELTVDPKAAYVHMTSNNTIYGTQWHRWPEVGDVPLVADMSSDFMWKPMDVSRFAFIYAGAQKNLGPSGVLIAVARGDFIARGRKDIPKIFRYSTHAENNSLYNTPPTLAIYLCRNVLAWMKQVGGLGQLEKWNREKGELLYGALDKHAGFYHAPVEKESRSYMNVVFKLPTPELDERFVAEAKKAGMVGLKGHRSAGGIRVSTYNAVTVDNVRTLVSFMEEFIRKNG; from the coding sequence ATGCGCGTCATCAATTTCAACCCCGGCCCGGCCGGCCTGCCCCTGCCCGCACTCGAGCGCGCACGGGACGAGCTGCTCGACTTCCAGGGCTCGGGCATGTCTGTCATGGAGCACAGCCATCGGGGCAAGGAGTACGACGCCGTCCACTCCGAGACCATCTCCCTGCTCACCGAGCTGTTGGGCATCCCGGATACCCACCAGGTGCTCTTCCTCACGGGCGGGGCCTCGCAGCAGTTCGCCCAGGTGCCCATGAACTTCCTGCCCCCGGGCGCCAGCGCGGACTACCTGATGACGGGGGTCTGGAGCGAGAAGGCCTACGCGGAGGCCCAGTACCTGGGCAAGGTGCGCATCGCCGGCACCACGGTCCTGCCGGACAAGCGCTACGAGCGGATTCCCCGCCAGGACGAGCTGACGGTGGACCCGAAGGCGGCCTACGTCCACATGACGAGCAACAACACCATCTACGGCACCCAGTGGCACCGCTGGCCCGAGGTGGGGGACGTGCCGCTGGTGGCGGACATGAGCTCGGACTTCATGTGGAAGCCGATGGACGTGAGCCGCTTCGCCTTCATCTACGCGGGCGCGCAGAAGAACCTGGGCCCCTCGGGCGTACTGATAGCGGTGGCCCGCGGGGACTTCATCGCCCGCGGCCGCAAGGACATTCCGAAGATCTTCCGCTACTCGACCCACGCGGAAAACAACTCGCTCTACAACACGCCGCCGACCTTGGCCATCTACCTGTGCCGGAACGTGCTGGCGTGGATGAAGCAGGTGGGAGGACTCGGACAGCTGGAGAAGTGGAACCGGGAGAAGGGCGAGCTGCTCTACGGGGCGCTCGACAAGCACGCGGGCTTCTACCATGCGCCGGTGGAGAAGGAGTCGCGCTCGTACATGAACGTGGTCTTCAAGCTGCCCACCCCGGAGCTGGACGAGCGGTTCGTGGCCGAGGCGAAGAAGGCGGGCATGGTGGGCCTCAAGGGGCACCGGAGCGCCGGTGGCATCCGGGTGTCCACCTACAACGCGGTGACGGTGGACAACGTGCGGACGCTGGTGTCCTTCATGGAGGAGTTCATCCGCAAGAACGGATAG
- a CDS encoding chalcone isomerase family protein, protein MKNATLCAVVMAVVLALPAAAKEVSGAQFPDAVTVEGKELKLNGAGLRKKLVFNVYAAGLYLQNPSRSSQQVIESDQLKRVRLSMLRDLDKKTITEAIVDGFKKNAKDKLPALQQRLDTFTAAIPDLKKGDELVLTYVPGKGTTIESKAGQKISVEGKDFSDALFSVWLGKSPVDDSLKDGMLGKE, encoded by the coding sequence ATGAAGAACGCCACGCTGTGCGCTGTCGTGATGGCCGTCGTGCTCGCGCTGCCCGCCGCCGCCAAGGAGGTGTCGGGAGCGCAGTTCCCCGACGCGGTGACGGTCGAGGGCAAGGAGTTGAAGCTCAACGGTGCGGGCCTGCGCAAGAAGCTCGTCTTCAACGTGTACGCGGCCGGCCTGTACCTGCAGAACCCGTCGCGGAGCTCCCAGCAGGTCATCGAGTCGGATCAGCTCAAGCGCGTGCGGCTGTCCATGCTGCGCGATCTGGACAAGAAGACGATCACCGAGGCCATCGTGGATGGCTTCAAGAAGAACGCGAAGGACAAGCTGCCGGCGCTGCAGCAGCGGCTGGACACGTTCACCGCGGCGATCCCCGATCTGAAGAAGGGCGACGAGCTGGTGCTGACGTACGTGCCCGGCAAGGGGACCACCATCGAGAGCAAGGCGGGGCAGAAGATCTCTGTGGAGGGCAAGGACTTCTCGGACGCGCTCTTCTCGGTGTGGCTGGGGAAGAGCCCGGTCGACGACAGCCTCAAGGACGGGATGCTGGGCAAGGAGTAA
- a CDS encoding kelch repeat-containing protein: MNSSTHLCHGKWTVLRSGTPNSTHDATSQSLFLTRVGGYSGGGIYMLARTPLETRKWEASFRYRIGGRYQGGADGLAFLFYKKGGYTPAGGGFLGFNPAYVSQPGYGIVIDNYFNPDWDPSASYIGLIANSTHSFANKLAYVNDPRTEDSLWHSRRVRFMDGTVSVYLDGSLLFSHEMAAPDYTYDGVGFSSGIGLDQNYHQIDDFVLTDLEEPSPPPVPVWNPTGRMNLERGLHTSTLLRGGKVLVVGGFNNAAELYDPASGTWSFTGSASRSRLLPTATALKDGRVLITGGENDAHSLETTELYEPATGSWKPAANLSTGRRDHTATLLSDGRVLVTGGYSDWFGILASSELYDPATRTWADTANLGVVRYDHTSTLLEDGRVLTMGGFSTVDSASAELFGPGASE, translated from the coding sequence GTGAATTCATCAACGCACCTGTGTCATGGGAAGTGGACGGTGCTGCGGAGTGGCACCCCGAACTCCACCCATGACGCCACGAGCCAGTCCTTATTCCTGACCCGGGTGGGCGGCTACTCGGGCGGCGGCATCTACATGCTGGCCAGGACCCCGCTCGAGACGCGCAAGTGGGAGGCCTCGTTCCGTTATCGGATCGGTGGCCGGTACCAGGGTGGGGCGGACGGACTCGCCTTCCTCTTCTACAAGAAGGGGGGGTACACGCCTGCCGGTGGTGGTTTCCTGGGCTTCAACCCGGCCTACGTGAGCCAGCCGGGCTACGGCATCGTCATCGACAATTACTTCAACCCGGATTGGGATCCCTCGGCCAGCTACATCGGGCTGATCGCCAACAGCACCCACTCGTTCGCGAACAAGCTCGCCTACGTGAACGATCCCCGGACCGAGGACTCCCTGTGGCACTCCAGGCGGGTGCGCTTCATGGACGGCACCGTGTCCGTGTACCTCGACGGGAGCCTGCTCTTCAGCCACGAGATGGCCGCGCCGGACTACACCTATGACGGCGTCGGGTTTTCCTCCGGCATCGGCCTGGACCAGAACTACCACCAGATCGATGACTTCGTGCTGACGGACCTCGAGGAGCCGTCGCCGCCGCCAGTGCCCGTCTGGAACCCCACCGGCAGGATGAACCTGGAGCGAGGGCTTCATACGTCCACGCTCCTGCGAGGAGGCAAGGTGCTCGTCGTCGGCGGATTCAACAACGCGGCCGAGCTGTATGACCCGGCCAGCGGCACCTGGAGCTTCACGGGCTCGGCTTCGAGGTCGCGTCTCCTGCCCACCGCCACCGCGCTGAAGGACGGCCGGGTGCTCATCACGGGCGGCGAGAACGACGCGCACTCGCTGGAGACGACCGAGCTGTACGAGCCGGCCACCGGCTCGTGGAAGCCCGCCGCGAACCTGAGCACGGGCCGCCGCGACCACACCGCCACCCTGCTGAGCGATGGACGGGTGCTCGTCACGGGCGGATACAGTGACTGGTTCGGCATTCTCGCCTCGTCCGAGCTGTACGATCCGGCCACTCGTACCTGGGCGGATACCGCCAACCTGGGTGTGGTGCGCTATGACCACACGTCCACGCTGCTGGAGGACGGCCGTGTGCTGACGATGGGTGGCTTCAGCACGGTCGATTCGGCCTCCGCGGAGCTGTTCGGGCCTGGCGCCAGCGAATGA